Proteins encoded within one genomic window of Lysinibacillus sphaericus:
- a CDS encoding ATP-binding protein, with product MVNLSNFNVPIGKHPVDTGKYLIATNEIDKLCYIVGNWIDNRFPGAIIHGRPRLGKTRAISYLIKVLPDELKQNIPMFHIRCRTYKSARESNFFEDLLDGVGHAAPDLGRPSEKRVRLKHFFINAAEKSKQNKIVIFIDDAQKLSAIQYDWLMDVYNELDEYGIVLTTILVGHDELIDRRKRFIKNKDFQIVGRFMSDSYQFNGLRDAEDFKILLEQYDEGTEFPVNSEVSFTHYYYRDHFENGFRLVNFADEFYEVYLELQLEKGLQNNKEIPMQYVTLSIEYILKNYGFFSENVQLLNKNLFKKAIINSGYIQSELVLLDVD from the coding sequence ATGGTGAACTTATCAAACTTTAATGTTCCTATTGGAAAACACCCTGTAGACACCGGAAAATATTTAATTGCTACGAATGAAATTGATAAATTATGTTATATAGTAGGTAACTGGATTGATAACAGATTTCCAGGTGCCATAATTCATGGTCGCCCTCGCTTAGGGAAAACTCGTGCCATTTCCTACTTAATTAAAGTACTTCCAGATGAATTAAAGCAGAATATTCCTATGTTCCATATTAGATGTAGAACCTATAAAAGTGCGAGGGAAAGTAACTTTTTTGAAGATTTGTTAGATGGAGTTGGACATGCTGCACCTGATTTAGGAAGACCAAGTGAAAAAAGAGTCCGGTTAAAGCATTTTTTTATTAATGCAGCCGAAAAATCAAAACAAAATAAAATTGTTATTTTTATAGATGATGCACAAAAACTATCTGCCATCCAATATGACTGGTTAATGGATGTATATAATGAATTAGACGAATATGGAATTGTATTAACCACTATTTTAGTAGGACATGATGAATTAATTGACCGTAGAAAGAGATTTATTAAAAATAAGGATTTTCAAATAGTGGGTAGATTTATGAGTGATAGCTATCAGTTTAATGGATTAAGAGATGCTGAAGACTTTAAGATATTACTGGAGCAATACGATGAAGGAACTGAATTTCCTGTTAATTCAGAGGTGTCATTCACACACTATTATTACAGGGATCATTTTGAAAACGGATTTAGGCTAGTTAACTTTGCAGATGAGTTTTATGAAGTATATTTAGAACTTCAATTAGAAAAAGGATTACAAAACAATAAAGAAATACCGATGCAATACGTTACGCTTTCTATAGAATATATATTAAAAAACTATGGGTTTTTTAGTGAAAATGTTCAACTTTTAAATAAAAATCTTTTTAAAAAAGCAATTATTAATTCTGGTTACATTCAATCTGAGTTAGTTTTATTAGATGTAGATTAA
- a CDS encoding DGQHR domain-containing protein, with amino-acid sequence MSNHLPSNIAIENVLQSKMRGRVTYQGFVSSQIAVNFSYSKLYNDPSGKGYQRPIDKKRSKDFANYLSQGEDALYTPILLNASGNWEFHAYDGHRRNFGRLICTKKATLMDGQHRLGGISEYINETDSTLNVPFLAFHYLDEDEEIKLFDVINSKAKGIGTSLSRYLNRDNDDLSWVATNLILKPESPFFSKGTLIGRRTKEKNVTLQNLYNIMNLLTKKSALASLSKERKLNMALFYFNLIKDLFPEQWDDNQLYRMTHITCLNALAIVGNKIINDNYSMKSQQPDSIELTKLLRNLKDIDWLSSGNLKYIKGAAGSKMLADDILNCLKG; translated from the coding sequence ATGAGTAATCACTTACCTTCAAATATAGCAATAGAAAATGTATTACAATCTAAGATGCGAGGTCGTGTAACTTACCAAGGCTTTGTATCATCTCAAATAGCAGTCAATTTTTCATACTCTAAACTTTATAACGACCCTTCTGGCAAAGGCTATCAACGTCCTATAGACAAAAAGAGAAGTAAAGATTTTGCAAATTATCTTTCACAGGGTGAAGATGCTCTTTACACACCAATTTTATTAAATGCCTCAGGAAATTGGGAGTTTCATGCTTATGATGGACATAGAAGAAATTTTGGGAGATTGATATGCACTAAGAAAGCTACATTAATGGATGGGCAACATAGATTAGGAGGAATTAGTGAATATATCAATGAAACCGATAGTACACTTAACGTTCCCTTCCTAGCTTTTCATTATTTAGATGAGGATGAAGAAATTAAATTATTCGATGTAATTAATTCAAAAGCTAAGGGTATTGGTACATCACTAAGTCGTTATTTAAATAGGGATAATGATGACCTTAGCTGGGTAGCTACAAACTTAATTCTTAAGCCAGAGAGCCCTTTCTTTAGTAAAGGGACCTTAATAGGAAGAAGAACTAAAGAAAAAAACGTAACATTGCAAAATCTATATAATATCATGAATTTATTAACTAAAAAATCTGCTTTAGCAAGTCTCTCTAAAGAAAGAAAATTAAACATGGCTTTATTTTACTTCAACTTAATTAAAGATTTGTTTCCAGAACAGTGGGACGATAATCAGTTGTATAGAATGACACATATTACATGTTTAAATGCATTGGCAATTGTAGGGAATAAAATTATTAATGATAACTATTCGATGAAATCCCAACAACCAGATTCTATTGAATTAACAAAGCTTTTAAGAAATTTGAAAGATATTGATTGGTTATCTTCAGGGAATTTAAAGTACATTAAAGGTGCTGCAGGGTCTAAAATGCTTGCTGATGATATTTTAAATTGTCTTAAAGGTTAG
- a CDS encoding helix-turn-helix domain-containing protein produces the protein MDSLIKLVGSNIKEIRKLKKLTQEELAEKCGLQTSYLAGVERGDRNITIQTLEKITEGLEEAPSSIFKFDTLNFDNKYFEKKELVLILQNLIEDRNESEIRLILNIANEVFNTYEKKEK, from the coding sequence GTGGATAGTTTAATCAAATTAGTTGGTAGCAACATCAAGGAAATTCGGAAATTGAAAAAACTAACTCAGGAAGAATTGGCCGAAAAATGTGGTCTGCAAACTTCATATTTGGCTGGGGTTGAAAGAGGGGATAGGAATATTACTATCCAGACCCTAGAAAAGATTACTGAAGGCTTGGAAGAAGCACCTAGTAGTATTTTTAAATTTGACACACTAAATTTTGATAATAAGTACTTTGAGAAAAAAGAGTTGGTTCTGATCTTACAAAATCTAATTGAGGATAGAAATGAATCAGAAATCAGGTTGATTTTAAATATTGCGAATGAAGTATTTAATACTTATGAAAAAAAAGAGAAATAA
- a CDS encoding Ger(x)C family spore germination protein, which produces MILRKKMAKKFSILFIAVWLTGCAPFTENNIIEELAPVTFLSLRKGDEGKIKISTILPPLSKEKKSVMTREVSLIKEGLMVFNSNFYQEMKSGQMRMLIINEDIGKEGIMSIINVLLNDPDISLRIYLVVVKGNFEGYLENQLDKQDNLDYSFYRMLKHYEEKNQGEISVVNLHEFKNLLYTPYSDPFLPVFKIENDAISYEGTALFQNDKLVEIITTFDDRIFQLLKDDYYLSVLPIPDLEVVLGHVRSNTKVEINNSLSTMTYTVNLDSRIEEYRGEKQIFEPKELEDLKKEIQFKLEKQTQELIKKMQELKVDPLQLGIHTLKPFSKPMDEKEWIEIFKKMDIKIDYQLNIVPLTD; this is translated from the coding sequence ATGATACTACGAAAGAAGATGGCTAAAAAATTTTCAATTTTATTTATTGCAGTATGGTTAACTGGATGTGCCCCATTTACTGAAAATAACATTATTGAAGAGCTTGCTCCAGTCACATTTTTATCACTTCGTAAAGGGGATGAAGGTAAAATAAAAATTAGTACGATATTGCCTCCTCTAAGCAAAGAAAAAAAGAGTGTGATGACGCGAGAAGTAAGCTTAATAAAAGAAGGATTAATGGTCTTTAACTCAAACTTTTACCAGGAAATGAAATCTGGGCAAATGAGAATGCTGATTATTAATGAAGACATTGGTAAAGAAGGAATTATGTCCATTATTAATGTGTTATTAAATGATCCGGATATTTCTTTAAGAATTTATTTAGTTGTCGTAAAAGGAAATTTTGAAGGTTACTTGGAAAATCAATTGGATAAACAAGACAATCTTGATTACTCTTTTTACCGAATGCTGAAGCATTATGAGGAAAAGAATCAGGGCGAAATTAGCGTTGTTAATTTACATGAATTTAAAAATTTATTATATACGCCTTATTCAGATCCTTTCTTACCTGTATTTAAAATAGAAAATGACGCTATCAGTTATGAAGGTACAGCCCTGTTTCAAAATGATAAACTAGTTGAAATAATAACAACTTTTGATGATCGCATCTTCCAACTGTTAAAAGATGATTACTACTTATCAGTTCTGCCAATCCCAGATTTAGAAGTTGTTCTAGGTCATGTTAGGTCTAATACGAAAGTAGAGATCAATAATAGCTTGTCTACAATGACCTATACAGTGAATTTAGACTCGAGAATTGAAGAATACCGGGGAGAAAAGCAAATTTTTGAACCAAAGGAATTAGAAGATTTGAAAAAAGAAATCCAATTCAAACTTGAAAAACAAACACAAGAGCTAATAAAAAAGATGCAAGAATTGAAGGTAGATCCATTACAGCTAGGTATTCATACATTAAAACCTTTTTCAAAACCAATGGATGAAAAAGAATGGATTGAAATATTCAAGAAGATGGATATTAAGATTGATTATCAGTTAAATATTGTGCCTTTGACAGATTAG
- a CDS encoding GerAB/ArcD/ProY family transporter, translated as MEALQLFNKNETYNGFYIMLMVNRLQLLYFFLIMPRYLIHPYMIWVIILVGLLSQLNILLLSRWFLTRFSSDGYNGFVQLFGKKLVRFLSLVGLFFILLKLFVIMLGFTEIVQIFMFPATDSNWLIFFILLTCLYVAWKGVGKTIRFVIISFFCTFWMFLFFVFFFFPPIAHLSDLYPIIPMELTRDSWKGILLILSSFSGPEFLVFLGPWFKANNRTFRYLSYGNALTVIEYVTFYMASLFYFGSNYLSKTPFPIVTMARYFQNPVIERIDMVMLALELFNIVFAGSIFLLLFYGASKVVNEKVYKPSSRIGFIFSVFIIFIGMLLVNEWIWKSDEKQVVLLNLQIIAGSLSYFAVPIIIIVAMKIKGVHKHDTTKEDG; from the coding sequence ATGGAAGCCCTTCAATTATTTAATAAGAATGAAACCTATAACGGGTTCTATATCATGTTGATGGTTAATCGCCTCCAATTACTTTACTTTTTCTTAATTATGCCGAGGTATTTAATCCATCCATATATGATTTGGGTTATTATATTGGTCGGCTTATTGTCCCAACTAAACATTCTTCTTTTATCCAGATGGTTTTTAACCCGGTTTTCTAGCGATGGTTATAACGGATTTGTCCAATTATTCGGAAAAAAACTTGTACGTTTTCTTTCTCTGGTCGGTCTGTTCTTTATCCTGCTTAAACTTTTCGTTATTATGTTAGGCTTCACCGAAATAGTACAAATATTTATGTTTCCAGCTACAGATTCCAATTGGCTTATCTTTTTTATACTGTTGACTTGTTTGTATGTAGCTTGGAAGGGTGTTGGAAAAACGATACGTTTTGTCATAATTTCTTTTTTTTGTACATTTTGGATGTTCTTATTCTTTGTATTTTTCTTCTTTCCTCCAATAGCTCATCTCAGTGATTTGTACCCTATTATTCCAATGGAATTAACAAGGGATTCCTGGAAAGGAATATTATTAATATTATCTTCTTTTTCAGGGCCTGAATTTCTGGTTTTTTTAGGACCATGGTTTAAAGCAAATAATAGGACATTTCGTTATTTGTCTTATGGAAATGCGCTAACCGTTATAGAGTATGTAACCTTTTATATGGCATCCTTATTCTATTTCGGTTCCAATTATTTAAGCAAAACCCCATTTCCAATTGTCACTATGGCCCGTTACTTTCAAAATCCAGTAATTGAACGTATTGATATGGTCATGCTTGCCTTAGAATTATTTAACATCGTCTTTGCGGGATCAATTTTTCTTCTGTTGTTTTATGGAGCATCTAAAGTAGTTAACGAGAAAGTGTATAAACCTTCCAGTCGTATAGGCTTTATTTTCAGTGTATTTATAATTTTTATTGGAATGTTACTTGTGAATGAATGGATTTGGAAGTCAGATGAAAAACAAGTTGTTTTACTTAATCTTCAAATTATTGCAGGAAGCTTAAGTTATTTTGCGGTTCCAATTATTATTATCGTAGCTATGAAGATAAAGGGAGTTCATAAACATGATACTACGAAAGAAGATGGCTAA